The following are encoded in a window of Thermococcus celericrescens genomic DNA:
- a CDS encoding proteasome assembly chaperone family protein has protein sequence MKESVIHVYERPELRDPVFIEGLPGIGLVGKLAAEHLIQELNAVKFADLYSPHFMHQVLIKKNSVVELMKNEFYYWKNPDENGRDIIIITGDQQVPPTDSPGHFEVVGKMLDFVNEFGVREIITMGGYQVPELQGEPRVLAAVTHEELVEYYQRKLEGCSVDVIWREDEGGAIVGAAGLLLGMGKLRSMYGVSLLGESLGYIVDAKAAKSVLLAVTKILGLELDMTALEERAKETEEILRKVQEMQRAMLEQQMPPAPEEEDRGYL, from the coding sequence ATGAAAGAGTCAGTTATCCATGTCTATGAGAGGCCCGAACTCAGAGACCCGGTCTTTATCGAGGGTCTTCCAGGGATAGGCCTGGTTGGAAAGCTCGCCGCGGAGCACCTCATCCAGGAGCTCAACGCGGTCAAGTTCGCAGACCTCTACTCACCGCACTTCATGCACCAGGTTCTCATAAAGAAGAACTCCGTCGTCGAGCTGATGAAGAACGAGTTCTACTACTGGAAGAACCCCGACGAGAACGGCAGGGACATCATAATCATCACCGGCGACCAGCAGGTTCCGCCCACCGACAGCCCCGGCCACTTCGAGGTCGTCGGAAAGATGCTGGACTTCGTCAACGAATTTGGCGTTCGCGAGATAATCACGATGGGCGGCTACCAGGTGCCCGAGCTCCAGGGGGAGCCGAGGGTTCTCGCTGCCGTGACCCACGAGGAGCTGGTTGAGTACTACCAGAGAAAGCTTGAGGGATGCAGCGTTGACGTCATCTGGCGAGAGGACGAAGGGGGAGCGATAGTCGGTGCCGCTGGCCTTCTGCTCGGCATGGGCAAGCTCCGCTCGATGTACGGGGTAAGCCTTCTCGGCGAGAGCCTTGGCTACATCGTCGATGCAAAGGCGGCAAAGTCCGTCCTTTTAGCGGTGACCAAAATCCTTGGTCTTGAGCTCGACATGACCGCCCTCGAAGAGCGCGCCAAGGAGACGGAGGAAATACTCAGGAAGGTTCAGGAGATGCAGAGGGCCATGCTGGAGCAGCAGATGCCTCCCGCCCCGGAGGAGGAAGACAGGGGCTACCTCTGA
- a CDS encoding PDGLE domain-containing protein, with translation MRTIFKGLIIIAVVMAIVLPLASSNPDGLEATMEKVGLEENPVYHAPLDYGETWGQSVVMGLLGIILTFGVGYGLAKLAKGA, from the coding sequence ATGAGGACGATTTTTAAGGGTCTGATAATTATAGCCGTCGTGATGGCGATAGTGCTGCCCCTCGCATCGAGCAACCCGGACGGGCTGGAGGCCACTATGGAAAAGGTCGGCCTTGAGGAGAACCCGGTTTACCACGCTCCCCTCGATTACGGCGAAACCTGGGGCCAGAGCGTGGTCATGGGGCTGCTCGGAATCATCCTAACCTTCGGGGTTGGCTACGGTTTAGCAAAACTCGCCAAGGGTGCCTGA
- a CDS encoding energy-coupling factor ABC transporter ATP-binding protein, whose amino-acid sequence MIELKDLHFSYSGREVLRGITLTIERGELFGFLGPNGAGKSTLMLHLNGILKPKKGKVTVDGLDPAKKPKEVRRKVGIVFQDPNDQLFSPTVFEDVAFGPYNLGLRGEELRERVLWALEKVGMLEYAERETRELSFGEKKRIAIATVLAMEPEVIAFDEPFANLDFKGKKIMRRLITELRAEGKTIILASHEADYLALCDRIALMDGGRIVTVGTPEEILGNPELLREHNLDVPPLAELFLSLGLPVPRSAEEGRKLLEEWKMSGFNQSY is encoded by the coding sequence ATGATAGAGCTGAAGGATCTTCACTTCTCCTATTCCGGCAGGGAAGTGCTCAGGGGGATAACCCTCACGATTGAGAGGGGAGAACTGTTTGGCTTCCTCGGGCCAAACGGAGCAGGAAAGAGCACCCTCATGCTGCACCTCAACGGCATACTCAAGCCGAAGAAGGGCAAGGTCACTGTGGACGGCCTTGACCCGGCAAAAAAACCGAAGGAAGTACGGAGAAAGGTCGGGATAGTCTTTCAAGACCCCAACGACCAGCTCTTCTCGCCGACCGTGTTCGAGGACGTTGCCTTCGGCCCTTACAATTTAGGCCTGAGGGGAGAGGAGCTGAGGGAACGCGTTCTGTGGGCGCTTGAGAAGGTCGGAATGCTCGAATACGCAGAGAGGGAAACCCGGGAGCTAAGCTTCGGCGAGAAGAAGAGAATAGCGATAGCTACGGTTCTTGCCATGGAGCCAGAGGTGATAGCCTTCGATGAGCCCTTCGCCAACCTCGACTTTAAAGGCAAAAAGATTATGAGGAGACTGATAACGGAGCTGAGGGCGGAGGGGAAGACAATAATACTGGCCTCCCACGAGGCGGATTACCTGGCCCTGTGCGACAGGATAGCCCTGATGGATGGGGGAAGAATAGTTACCGTCGGAACGCCCGAGGAGATACTCGGAAACCCTGAGCTTCTGAGGGAGCACAACCTAGATGTCCCACCCCTGGCCGAGCTCTTCCTGAGCCTGGGCCTGCCGGTTCCAAGGAGCGCGGAAGAGGGAAGAAAACTGCTGGAAGAGTGG
- a CDS encoding RNA-protein complex protein Nop10, with translation MHFRIRKCPGCGRYTLKEICPVCGEKTKVAHPPRFSPEDPYGEYRRRLKREQLGIAGRD, from the coding sequence ATGCACTTCCGGATCAGGAAGTGCCCCGGCTGCGGGCGCTACACGCTGAAGGAGATATGTCCCGTCTGCGGTGAGAAGACTAAGGTGGCACATCCACCGCGCTTTTCACCAGAGGACCCCTACGGCGAGTACAGGAGAAGGCTGAAGCGCGAGCAGCTGGGCATAGCAGGGAGGGATTGA
- a CDS encoding energy-coupling factor ABC transporter permease, which translates to MHIPDGLLSTPIIVITYAITIAGIAYAAKKLRNFPEEKIPLLGLFAAGIFAAQMVNFPIIGGVSGHLLGATLVAIMLGPYAAVIVMTAVLLIQTLLFGDGGITAIGANILNMGLIGAIVGYGIYTKLKGINETFAMGFAAWLSVVLGATLAAVEIGLSHSLPFFKVLTLMAGYHSIIGIGEAVLTVLIVYAVRAKLPSIEGVPA; encoded by the coding sequence TTGCATATCCCGGATGGACTGTTGAGTACACCCATTATAGTCATAACCTACGCAATAACGATAGCTGGAATAGCCTACGCGGCCAAAAAGCTCAGGAACTTCCCGGAGGAGAAGATACCTCTCCTAGGCCTCTTCGCGGCCGGAATCTTCGCGGCGCAGATGGTCAACTTCCCGATAATAGGGGGCGTCAGCGGACACCTGCTAGGAGCAACGCTGGTTGCGATAATGCTCGGACCCTACGCGGCGGTAATAGTCATGACCGCGGTTCTGCTCATACAGACGCTCCTCTTCGGGGACGGAGGAATAACGGCAATCGGCGCAAACATCCTCAACATGGGACTGATAGGGGCCATCGTAGGCTACGGCATTTATACCAAGCTCAAGGGCATCAACGAAACCTTTGCAATGGGCTTTGCCGCATGGCTCTCCGTTGTCTTAGGAGCAACCCTCGCGGCGGTTGAGATAGGCCTGAGCCACAGCCTTCCGTTCTTCAAAGTCCTTACCCTGATGGCCGGCTACCACTCGATAATCGGAATCGGTGAAGCGGTACTCACCGTCCTGATAGTCTACGCCGTAAGGGCAAAGCTTCCATCAATTGAGGGGGTGCCTGCATGA
- a CDS encoding energy-coupling factor transporter transmembrane component T family protein: MYLPVIFLYAIGVVTRKSLTELAYFGLLFLVVTLIMRPKRSVFKKLGFLLGFEGLLFIMALFNPGGPLLETPLGPITHEGIYSFFMLLGKAFLSAGTALVVTNSVGFSRILAEMEALRFPRILTLTLAFTYRYIDLFTDDATRMKRALDSRAFGVGKGEYYRKLGSLIGEVFVRAYLRNGRIYRAMLARGFGEFPSLEEPRPNAKTTMLALLALGGLLV, translated from the coding sequence GTGTACCTGCCCGTCATTTTCCTTTATGCAATCGGAGTCGTGACGAGAAAGAGCCTAACGGAGTTGGCCTATTTTGGACTCCTTTTCCTGGTGGTCACCCTCATCATGAGGCCAAAGAGGAGCGTTTTCAAAAAGCTCGGCTTTCTCCTCGGCTTTGAGGGACTTCTGTTCATCATGGCGCTCTTTAACCCGGGAGGGCCGCTCCTGGAGACACCCCTTGGCCCGATAACCCACGAGGGAATATACTCATTCTTCATGCTCCTCGGAAAGGCGTTCCTCTCCGCGGGAACGGCCCTCGTTGTGACTAACTCCGTTGGTTTTTCAAGAATTCTTGCTGAGATGGAAGCGCTGAGGTTCCCCCGGATACTCACCCTGACGCTGGCATTCACCTACCGCTACATTGACCTCTTCACGGACGATGCAACGAGGATGAAGCGCGCCCTGGACTCAAGGGCGTTTGGTGTGGGGAAGGGGGAGTACTACAGAAAGCTCGGCTCCCTCATCGGTGAGGTGTTCGTCCGGGCATACCTCAGAAACGGGAGGATATACAGAGCCATGCTTGCGAGGGGCTTTGGGGAGTTTCCCAGCTTGGAAGAGCCGAGACCCAATGCGAAGACCACAATGCTAGCCCTGCTCGCTCTGGGGGGACTGCTGGTATGA